Proteins encoded together in one Myxocyprinus asiaticus isolate MX2 ecotype Aquarium Trade chromosome 21, UBuf_Myxa_2, whole genome shotgun sequence window:
- the LOC127412002 gene encoding transmembrane protein 254-like — MAKSDSSAYFRRSSLFWIVTVTLSLGFYTWTVFWPQDVPYGSLGPLGALAKHLVDYHYSVMYYGWWLTWVIHVCEALYALKVCSDKGIDSTSARLMWFGQTFLFGIASLSLLLKYKPDTRSKQQ, encoded by the exons ATGGCCAAAAGTGACAGCAGCGCGTATTTCAGGAGATCGAGTCTGTTCTGGATAGTAACTGTGACTCTTTCTCTGGGATTTTACACG TGGACAGTTTTTTGGCCGCAGGATGTTCCATATGGCAGTCTCGGTCCTCTCGGTGCTCTGGCCAAACATTTAGTTGACTATCATTATTCTGTCATGTACTATGG ATGGTGGTTGACTTGGGTCATTCATGTGTGTGAGGCTCTTTATGCGCTAAAGGTTTGCAG TGATAAAGGCATTGACAGCACGTCAGCACGTTTGATGTGGTTTGGTCAGACCTTCTTGTTTGGTATCGCATCTCTGAGTCTTCTGCTCAAATACAAGCCTGACACTCGATCCAAACAGCAGTGA